The following are encoded together in the Lathyrus oleraceus cultivar Zhongwan6 chromosome 3, CAAS_Psat_ZW6_1.0, whole genome shotgun sequence genome:
- the LOC127131819 gene encoding proline-rich receptor-like protein kinase PERK2 gives MILKDTSGVVQPLRASGKFPVVSSDYVFVPSIILPPTPSSQPNVSEPLPLPTPDITPPILTHVINIPPPQSTQTIATSITETFIVSVPILEQPLIPPPSSTPQLQTTPISPPLIVSAPQPTNPNVTPPRISSAMSVSNRHVSEGTPEEMFDYELEITSPESPPPPSFYPLIPPSLVLPLTSPESISPLNILKSKHHPLLTLVRF, from the coding sequence ATGATCCTGAAGGATACATCTGGGGTTGTTCAACCCTTAAGAGCTTCTGGTAAGTTTCCCGTTGTCTCTTCTGATTATGTTTTTGTTCCATCTATAATCTTACCACCTACACCATCATCTCAACCTAACGTTTCTGAACCACTTCCATTACCCACACCAGATATAACTCCACCTATTTTAACACATGTTATCAATATACCACCACCACAATCTACTCAAACCATAGCAACATCTATCACAGAAACTTTTATAGTTTCTGTTCCTATTTTAGAACAACCATTGATACCACCTCCATCATCTACTCCACAATTACAAACTACACCCATTTCACCACCATTAATTGTTTCTGCTCCCCAACCAACTAATCCAAATGTTACACCACCTAGAATATCTTCTGCAATGAGTGTCTCTAACAGACATGTTTCTGAAGGAACTCCTGAAGAAATGTTCGACTATGAACTAGAAATCACCTCACCAGAATCGCCCCCCCCCCCTTCATTCTACCCTCTCATCCCTCCGTCTTTGGTCCTGCCTTTGACGAGTCCAGAATCAATCTCACCATTAAATATCCTAAAATCCAAACACCATCCTCTTCTGACCTTGGTAAGATTCTAA